One genomic window of Corallococcus silvisoli includes the following:
- a CDS encoding CotH kinase family protein: protein MMRLRLLLSLSMLLGACGPSGPDAPPPAVTDPGITDPGTTEPDSQDAGTTDPNATDGGTPDAGPVDGGTPDAGPTDPPPVPEVERPYTLPKLQPRMEEYALVIPPEAMAKFQADPWTEDQDATFQANGQTLPVKVRLRGASARFFDKKSWNVSFVDKTRFQGRTSLNLIAEYADASMIAEKMAYDLLAAMRVPASRTTYVRLTVNGHYEGVFLEVEQINKAFLKANAFPDDDASIYRAGWKDTEFKTWKVPYQGDWVKKTNESEPSDALWAVLDVINHTPEPQLVAALEKNLEVESYVRSMVMDALMSNNYVEDSESYFLQDKITGRWRYVPWDLNNVDARWWYVNTVENMSQTTSNMKHPLFNFTLLDGWVEQMYQQRKLETASYPGYLPVFSNLGTRVVMNPVLRARLEARLDKALVELFTPEVMNPYIDALHALIGDSMRTDPYMDPARFAAGKAYMKRFVQVRRDFVRAEVKRLKEQQPTLLLEAFDPRGGWVEVANHGTQAVSLEGMTLTTNLRVSLAAGDHAPTKVQAPMGAVLGKVTVAPGQTVRINGSALGITFPARGEVGLFDGKSVVGVKDLLFYGELPAGQHYARGEAGWEAR from the coding sequence ATGATGCGTTTACGACTCCTGCTCAGCCTGTCGATGCTGTTGGGCGCTTGCGGTCCCTCGGGGCCCGATGCTCCACCGCCCGCCGTGACGGATCCCGGCATCACGGATCCCGGCACGACGGAACCCGACTCCCAGGATGCCGGCACGACGGATCCGAACGCCACGGATGGCGGGACGCCGGACGCGGGGCCCGTCGATGGCGGGACGCCGGATGCGGGGCCCACGGATCCTCCGCCCGTGCCGGAGGTGGAGCGGCCCTACACGCTGCCGAAGCTCCAACCGCGGATGGAAGAGTACGCGCTCGTCATCCCCCCGGAGGCGATGGCGAAGTTCCAGGCCGATCCGTGGACGGAGGACCAGGACGCGACGTTCCAGGCCAACGGCCAGACGCTGCCGGTGAAGGTGCGGCTGCGCGGGGCCTCCGCGCGCTTCTTCGACAAGAAGAGCTGGAACGTCAGCTTCGTGGACAAGACCCGGTTCCAGGGGCGCACGTCGCTCAACCTCATCGCCGAGTACGCCGACGCGTCGATGATCGCGGAGAAGATGGCCTACGACCTGCTGGCGGCGATGCGGGTGCCGGCGTCCCGGACGACGTACGTGCGGCTCACGGTGAATGGCCACTACGAGGGCGTGTTCCTGGAGGTGGAGCAGATCAACAAGGCCTTCCTCAAGGCGAACGCGTTCCCGGACGACGATGCGTCCATCTACCGCGCGGGCTGGAAGGACACCGAGTTCAAGACGTGGAAGGTGCCCTACCAGGGCGACTGGGTGAAGAAGACGAATGAGAGCGAGCCCAGCGACGCGCTGTGGGCGGTGCTGGACGTCATCAACCACACGCCGGAGCCGCAGCTCGTCGCCGCCCTGGAGAAGAACCTGGAGGTGGAGTCCTACGTGCGCTCCATGGTGATGGACGCGCTGATGTCCAACAACTACGTGGAGGACTCCGAGAGCTACTTCCTCCAGGACAAGATCACCGGCCGCTGGCGCTACGTGCCGTGGGACCTGAACAACGTGGACGCGCGCTGGTGGTACGTGAACACCGTGGAGAACATGTCGCAGACCACCAGCAACATGAAGCATCCGTTGTTCAACTTCACGCTGCTGGATGGCTGGGTGGAGCAGATGTATCAGCAGCGCAAGCTGGAGACGGCCAGCTACCCGGGCTACCTGCCCGTGTTCTCCAACCTGGGCACGCGCGTGGTGATGAACCCCGTGCTGCGCGCCCGGCTGGAGGCGCGGCTGGACAAGGCGCTGGTGGAGCTCTTCACCCCCGAGGTGATGAACCCGTACATCGACGCGCTTCACGCGCTCATCGGCGACTCCATGCGGACCGACCCGTACATGGACCCCGCACGCTTCGCCGCGGGCAAGGCGTACATGAAGCGCTTCGTGCAGGTGCGCCGGGACTTCGTGAGGGCGGAGGTGAAGCGGCTGAAGGAACAGCAGCCCACGTTGCTGCTGGAGGCGTTCGACCCGCGCGGGGGCTGGGTGGAGGTGGCCAACCACGGCACGCAGGCGGTGTCGCTCGAGGGGATGACCCTGACGACGAACCTGCGCGTGAGCCTGGCGGCGGGCGACCATGCGCCCACGAAGGTGCAGGCGCCCATGGGCGCGGTCCTGGGCAAGGTGACGGTGGCGCCGGGCCAGACGGTGAGGATCAACGGCTCCGCGCTGGGCATCACCTTCCCCGCCCGTGGCGAGGTCGGCCTGTTCGACGGCAAGTCGGTGGTGGGCGTGAAGGACCTGCTGTTCTACGGCGAGCTGCCCGCGGGCCAGCACTACGCTCGCGGCGAGGCGGGCTGGGAGGCGCGCTGA
- the pbpC gene encoding penicillin-binding protein 1C — protein MRRVRLDKKWVGGALAGLVLLGTGLLAAWWVPLPERLAAPPSVVMAYRDGAPAYVFLAPDERWRIPAPKDRVDRAYVRALLALEDKRFFHHPGVDPLAALRALGLNLSRGRRVSGASTLTMQLVRVLEPRPRTFTSKVVESFRAAQLEVRLTKQEVLEAYLQFVPYGRNVEGVEAAALAYFGHTAQHLSPAEIATLLAVPQNPNRRYPSPENLGRLRSARDDISARLLESGGLVVDGVESGAVLAEVRATPVPDTLRPFPREAPHAAAWLKAQRPGTSWLATTLDAGTQRFVERTLADSARRLERQGIHNGAVVVADREAGEVRALVGNFDFFDARNGGQIIGFATPRSPGSALKPLLYALGIDQGLVGPETLVPDIPVAYGGYQPRNFDGRFQGLVRMESALSQSLNLPFVRLLERVGVEGFLGSLRQAGVTGLDPRPGHYGLSAAVGGLELTPLELTGVYLALAGDGRARPLRVLTEDAPPTTAHALVSPGAAWLTRQALSLRDRPDFPERRRLTGLPARVHWKTGTSFGNRDAWAAGSGPKHTAVVWLGNFDHASSVHLVGAENAAPLLFDILEGVGPRGTTLKEEDAAPPKDLVSVEVCAYSGHLPTEACTQRKRVDAVRTAVPTTPCPYHHRVEVDVDAGLAVGPGCREGRRTEMRVYLTWPSSLRRWLAEQQRQLPEPPPLAPGCVAGGERDTPLILSPPEGQVALLIPGMAPEEQKVPLEAEAAHDRELTWFVDGAVLGTARAAERLWWRPSVGTHDILVTDDRGLTARRTLVVRERR, from the coding sequence ATGCGTCGCGTGCGTCTCGACAAGAAGTGGGTGGGGGGCGCGCTGGCGGGGCTCGTGCTGCTGGGCACGGGCCTGCTGGCGGCATGGTGGGTGCCGCTGCCGGAGCGGTTGGCGGCGCCCCCCTCGGTGGTGATGGCGTACCGGGACGGGGCGCCCGCGTACGTCTTCCTCGCCCCGGACGAGCGGTGGCGCATCCCCGCGCCGAAGGACCGCGTCGACCGGGCCTACGTCCGCGCCCTGCTCGCGCTGGAGGACAAGCGGTTCTTCCATCACCCGGGCGTGGATCCGCTCGCGGCCCTGCGCGCCCTCGGGCTCAACCTGAGCCGGGGGCGGCGGGTGTCGGGGGCTTCCACGTTGACGATGCAGCTGGTGCGCGTGCTGGAGCCCCGTCCCCGCACGTTCACTTCGAAGGTGGTTGAGTCCTTCCGCGCCGCGCAGCTGGAGGTGCGGCTGACGAAGCAGGAGGTGCTGGAGGCATATCTCCAGTTCGTGCCCTACGGGCGCAACGTGGAGGGGGTGGAGGCGGCGGCGCTCGCGTACTTCGGGCACACCGCGCAGCACCTGAGCCCGGCGGAGATCGCCACGTTGCTGGCGGTGCCGCAGAACCCGAACCGGCGCTACCCGTCGCCGGAGAACCTGGGCCGCCTGCGCTCGGCCCGGGACGACATCTCGGCCCGGCTGTTGGAGTCCGGCGGGCTGGTGGTGGACGGGGTGGAGTCCGGCGCGGTGCTGGCGGAGGTGCGGGCGACGCCGGTGCCGGACACGCTGAGGCCCTTTCCAAGGGAGGCCCCGCACGCGGCGGCGTGGCTCAAGGCGCAGCGGCCGGGGACGTCGTGGCTGGCGACGACGCTGGACGCGGGCACGCAGCGGTTCGTGGAGCGCACGCTGGCGGATTCGGCCCGGCGACTGGAGCGGCAGGGCATCCACAACGGCGCGGTGGTGGTGGCGGATCGCGAGGCGGGCGAGGTGCGCGCGCTCGTCGGCAACTTCGACTTCTTCGACGCGAGGAACGGCGGGCAGATCATCGGCTTCGCCACGCCGCGCTCACCGGGGTCGGCGCTCAAGCCGCTCTTGTACGCGCTGGGGATTGATCAGGGGTTGGTGGGGCCGGAGACGCTCGTGCCGGACATCCCGGTGGCGTATGGCGGCTACCAGCCGCGCAACTTCGACGGGCGCTTCCAGGGGCTCGTGCGCATGGAGTCCGCGCTGTCGCAGTCGCTGAACCTGCCGTTCGTGCGGCTCCTGGAGCGGGTGGGCGTGGAGGGCTTCCTGGGGTCGCTGCGGCAGGCGGGCGTCACCGGCCTGGATCCGCGCCCGGGCCACTACGGCCTGTCCGCGGCGGTGGGCGGGCTGGAGCTGACGCCGCTGGAGCTGACAGGGGTGTACCTGGCGCTGGCGGGGGATGGGCGGGCGAGGCCGTTGCGAGTGCTCACCGAGGACGCGCCGCCGACGACGGCGCATGCGCTGGTGTCACCGGGAGCGGCGTGGCTGACGCGGCAGGCGTTGTCCCTGCGCGACCGGCCGGACTTCCCGGAGCGGCGGCGGCTCACGGGCCTGCCGGCGCGGGTGCACTGGAAGACGGGAACGAGCTTCGGCAACCGGGACGCATGGGCGGCGGGCTCGGGGCCGAAGCACACGGCGGTGGTGTGGCTGGGCAACTTCGATCATGCCTCCAGCGTGCACCTGGTCGGAGCGGAGAACGCGGCCCCGCTGCTGTTCGACATCCTGGAAGGCGTGGGGCCGCGCGGGACGACGTTGAAAGAGGAGGACGCGGCGCCGCCGAAGGACCTGGTGAGCGTGGAGGTCTGCGCGTATTCGGGGCACCTGCCCACGGAGGCCTGCACGCAGCGCAAGAGGGTGGACGCGGTGCGCACGGCGGTGCCGACGACGCCGTGCCCCTACCACCACCGCGTGGAAGTCGACGTGGATGCGGGCCTGGCGGTGGGGCCGGGTTGCCGCGAGGGCCGCCGGACGGAGATGCGCGTCTACCTGACGTGGCCCTCGAGCCTGCGGCGGTGGCTCGCGGAGCAGCAGCGGCAGTTGCCCGAACCGCCTCCGCTCGCGCCCGGCTGTGTGGCGGGAGGCGAGCGCGACACGCCCCTCATCCTCTCCCCGCCGGAGGGGCAGGTGGCGCTGCTCATCCCCGGCATGGCCCCGGAGGAGCAGAAGGTGCCACTGGAGGCGGAGGCCGCGCACGACCGGGAGCTGACCTGGTTCGTGGATGGCGCCGTCCTGGGAACCGCGCGCGCCGCGGAGCGCCTCTGGTGGCGGCCGAGCGTGGGGACGCACGACATCCTCGTCACGGACGACCGAGGCCTCACCGCCCGTCGCACGCTGGTGGTGCGCGAGCGCCGGTGA